A region of Periplaneta americana isolate PAMFEO1 chromosome 16, P.americana_PAMFEO1_priV1, whole genome shotgun sequence DNA encodes the following proteins:
- the LOC138691647 gene encoding zinc finger protein 235-like isoform X2 — protein sequence MKSQLRVVMDHLKMMEPDSDPLAIQTSDNADIEERKLLSEEGNLLDFHFIEIKTECTDHRYDVKSEMTCEEVEVSVDFPIVKNEAEESSCELDEVRGEGKPEVTGEENEVLTERVAASHISGDAKFSGNIPEEYDGKKYDCDICGMSFLEFENLKSHYHVHKCNKEYNGDVSGMCFSRSGDFEKHSRVQSNEKPFSCDVCGKCFSKSSYLKQHSLVHTNERPFSCEVCGKSFSRLGNLESHLRVHTNDVFICDVCGKVCSNSNCLKKHTRVHTNKSSLSCIVCGKSFSRLGNLERHSHVHSGAKPFCCDVCEKCFSRSEHLKKHSVVHTREKPFSCDLCGKCFSRSEHLKRHSVVHTGEQPFSCDVCGKCFSRSSTLKSHSVMHTSEKLSVATSFTFEVSP from the exons GAAGGAAATTTATTAGACTTCCActtcattgaaataaaaacagaatgtaCAGACCACAGATACGATGTGAAATCAGAGATGACATGTGAGGAAGTTGAAGTGTCAGTAGACTTTCCCATCGTGAAGAATGAAGCTGAG GAAAGTTCATGTGAATTGGATGAAGTGAGAGGTGAGGGCAAACCGGAAGTGACAGGAGAAGAGAATGAAGTCTTGACTGAACG TGTTGCAGCTAGCCATATTAGTGGAGATGCAAAAttctccggaaatattcctgaagagtacGACGGCAAGAAATACGATTGTGACATTTGCGGAATGTCTTTTCTCGAGTTTGAAAATCTCAAAAGCCATTACCACGTACACAAATGTAACAAGGAATACAATGGCGATGTGAGTGGAATGTGTTTTTCAAGATCGGGGGATTTCGAAAAGCATTCCCGCGTTCAATCAAACGAGAaaccattcagttgtgacgtTTGTGGAAAGTGCTTTTCAAAGTCCAGCTATCTCAAGCAGCATTCACTCGTGCACACAAATGAGAGGCCATTCAGTTGTGAGGTGTGTGGAAAGAGTTTTTCGCGCTTAGGAAATCTGGAGAGCCATTTACGCGTGCATACAAATGACGTATTTATTTGTGACGTGTGTGGGAAGGTCTGTTCTAACTCCAACTGTCTGAAGAAGCATACACGAGTACACACAAACAAAAGTTCATTGAGTTGTATTGTGTGTGGAAAGAGTTTTTCTCGCTTAGGAAATCTGGAGAGGCATTCACACGTGCACTCTGGCGCGAAACCATTCTGTTGCGACGTGTGTGAGAAGTGTTTTTCAAGGTCAGAACATCTTAAAAAGCATTCAGTGGTGCATACTCGCGAGAAGCCTTTCAGTTGTGACCTGTGTGGGAAGTGTTTTTCAAGATCAGAACATCTTAAAAGGCATTCAGTGGTGCACACCGGCGAGcagccattcagttgtgacgttTGTGGGAAGTGTTTTTCAAGATCTTCAACTCTTAAAAGCCATTCAGTTATGCACACTAGCGAGAAGCTTTCAGTTGCGACGTCTTTCACTTTCGAAGTATCACCATAA
- the LOC138691654 gene encoding uncharacterized protein: MDDLMKMEPDSDPLAIQTSDNAGAEERKLLSEEGNLLDFHFTEIKTECIDHRYDVKSEMPYEEVEVSVDFPIVKIEAEENSCEFDEVSDEGKPEVMGEENEVLTESVAVSRNNEVAKFCENIPEEDYSKKYDCDICGMSLLDFASLKGHYLEHKCHKEFNCDVYGIDVDLEVQEAWEQGCASLVPDKSRARYERAYNTFTNWLEGKKREISEKTMLAYFVKRTTTLKSANSLWSEYSMLKTMINLKYGINIGQFSSLVNFLKKKNVGQMPKKSKVFDREDMIKFLIEAPDDTYLMMKVVMIMGIAGACRRDEITNLTIDDIEDRGSVIVVNIPNTKTKISRTFTIIDKPDEEVHFLEIFRKYVNLRPINAASRRFFHRFCNGKCTNQVVGMNTIGRVPSNIAKFLNLNDPGSYTGHAFRRTSAALLANTGADILALKRHGGWKSSTVAAGYV, from the exons ATGGATGACTTGATGAAGATGGAACCTGACTCCGACCCACTTGCTATACAAACAAGTGATAACGCAGGTGCTGAAGAGAGGAAGCTTTTATCTGAG GAAGGTAATTTATTAGACTTCCACTTcactgaaataaaaacagaatgtaTAGACCACAGATACGATGTGAAATCAGAGATGCCATATGAGGAAGTTGAAGTGTCAGTAGACTTTCCCATCGTGAAGATTGAAGCTGAG GAAAATTCATGCGAATTCGATGAAGTGAGTGATGAGGGCAAACCGGAAGTAATGGGAGAAGAGAATGAAGTCTTGACTGAAAG TGTTGCAGTTAGCCGTAATAACGAAGTTGCCAAATTCTgcgaaaatattcctgaagaggaCTACAGCAAGAAATACGACTGTGACATTTGCGGAATGTCTCTTCTGGACTTTGCAAGTCTCAAAGGCCATTACCTCGAACACAAATGTCACAAGGAATTCAATTGCGACGTGTATGGAATAGATGTGGATCTTGAAGTTCAGGAGGCTTGGGAACAAGGCTGTGCTTCTCTGGTTCCCGACAAATCCAGGGCAAGGTATGAAAGAGCCTATAATACATTCACAAATTGGTTGGaagggaaaaaaagagaaattagtgAAAAAACAATGCTTGCTTATTTCGTGAAAAGAACCACAACTTTGAAATCTGCTAATAGTCTGTGGTCagaatattcaatgttaaaaactATGATAAATTTGAAGTATGGTATCAATATTGGACAATTTTCTAGTTTGGTGaattttttaaagaagaaaaacgttGGGCAAATGCCAAAAAAATCTAAAGTTTTCGACAGAGAGGACatgattaaatttttaattgaagctCCTGATGACACTTACTTGATGATGAAAGTAGTTATGATAATGGGAATAGCTGGTGCTTGTCGGAGGGATGAGATTACAAATTTGACTATTGATGACATTGAAGACAGGGGTTCAGTCATTGTTGTGAATATTCCCAATACAAAGACAAAAATTTCCCGAACGTTTACAATCATTGACAAACCCGATGAAGAAGTtcattttttggaaatttttcgaAAATATGTAAATCTCCGACCAATAAATGCTGCATCACGTAGATTCTTCCATCGATTTTGTAATGGGAAATGTACGAACCAAGTTGTCGGAATGAACACTATTGGTCGAGTGCCTTCAAATATTGCCAAGTTTTTAAACTTAAATGATCCAGGTTCATACACGGGACATGCATTCAGAAGAACATCAGCTGCTTTATTAGCAAATACAGGAGCCGACATCCTTGCTTTGAAACGGCATGGTGGTTGGAAGTCTTCGACGGTGGCAGCGGGATACGTCTAA